From the genome of Winogradskyella forsetii, one region includes:
- a CDS encoding MBOAT family O-acyltransferase, which translates to MLFNSIDFAVFLPVVFILYWFFCQKNLKLQNLLIVLASYVFYGWWDWRFLSLIIFSTIVDYSIGVALSKGGSHKKRKLLLWVSILVNLGFLGFFKYYNFFLDNLITAFTFFGTELQASSLKIILPVGISFYTFQTLSYTIDVYREKLTPTKNFIAFSAFVSFFPQLVAGPIERATNLLPQFYTKRKFEYSKAVDGLRQILWGMFKKVVIADNCAEFANEFFNNHTEYGGSGLLLGALFFTFQIYGDFSGYSDIAIGTSRLFGFDLKQNFAFPYFSRDIAEFWRRWHISLSTWFRDYLYIPLGGSKGGTAMKVRNTFIIFIVSGFWHGSNWTFIVWGALNAIYFLPLLLAKKNRSNIGAVAEGQFLPSLKDMVNIASTFLLTVLAWVFFRADSVNHAIEYLIGIFSKSLFAIPEFENRTHAIEVLILIGFLMLIEWLGRESQYGLEKLGLNWNRNLRMAFYLGIVCLIFLFIGKEQEFIYFQF; encoded by the coding sequence ATGCTATTTAATTCAATAGACTTTGCAGTATTCCTACCTGTTGTTTTTATTTTGTATTGGTTTTTTTGCCAAAAGAATCTAAAGCTTCAGAACTTGCTCATCGTATTGGCAAGTTATGTGTTTTACGGTTGGTGGGATTGGCGCTTTTTGTCGCTTATCATTTTCAGCACCATCGTAGATTACTCCATTGGAGTTGCACTTTCAAAGGGTGGCAGCCATAAAAAGCGTAAACTTCTTTTATGGGTTAGTATCCTCGTAAACCTTGGATTCCTTGGGTTTTTCAAATATTACAACTTCTTTTTAGACAATTTAATTACGGCATTCACATTTTTTGGAACCGAATTACAGGCCAGTTCATTAAAAATTATATTACCAGTTGGAATAAGCTTCTATACATTTCAAACTTTAAGTTATACCATAGATGTGTACAGGGAAAAATTGACTCCTACCAAGAATTTTATAGCATTTTCTGCTTTTGTTAGTTTCTTCCCTCAGTTAGTTGCTGGACCGATTGAACGCGCCACAAACTTATTACCTCAATTTTATACTAAGCGCAAATTTGAATACAGTAAGGCTGTAGACGGATTGCGTCAGATCCTTTGGGGCATGTTCAAAAAGGTGGTTATTGCCGATAACTGTGCCGAATTTGCAAATGAATTTTTTAATAACCACACTGAATATGGCGGAAGCGGGCTATTACTGGGCGCTTTATTCTTTACATTCCAGATTTATGGGGATTTTTCTGGTTATTCGGATATCGCTATCGGAACATCTCGATTATTTGGATTTGACTTAAAACAAAATTTCGCTTTTCCTTATTTTTCGAGGGACATTGCTGAATTTTGGAGACGTTGGCACATATCATTATCGACCTGGTTTAGAGACTACCTCTATATTCCTTTAGGAGGAAGTAAAGGTGGTACAGCCATGAAAGTTCGCAACACGTTTATAATATTTATTGTGAGTGGGTTTTGGCATGGTTCCAATTGGACTTTTATTGTTTGGGGAGCTTTGAATGCCATTTATTTTCTACCGCTATTATTAGCAAAAAAGAACAGGTCAAATATCGGAGCTGTAGCAGAAGGTCAATTTTTACCTTCGCTAAAGGACATGGTCAACATTGCTTCGACCTTTTTACTAACGGTTCTTGCTTGGGTCTTTTTTAGGGCAGATTCTGTCAATCATGCTATAGAATATTTAATAGGTATTTTCTCTAAAAGCTTATTTGCAATTCCTGAATTCGAAAATAGAACACATGCTATTGAGGTTTTAATACTCATAGGATTTCTAATGCTCATAGAATGGCTAGGAAGAGAGTCTCAATATGGTTTAGAAAAATTAGGACTAAATTGGAATAGAAACTTAAGAATGGCTTTTTATTTGGGCATTGTATGTTTAATATTCTTATTTATTGGTAAAGAACAAGAATTCATTTATTTCCAGTTTTAG
- a CDS encoding helix-turn-helix domain-containing protein, with protein sequence MINSAEFTERLQKVIDFYSETASSFAEKIGVQRSSISHILSGRNKPSLDFVMKVLHAYPEVELYWLMNGKGNFPSETKNSESTNSNLPKTNTKSKPPISDSDSHSHTDSEIDKIVIFYKDGTFKSYKP encoded by the coding sequence ATGATAAACTCTGCTGAATTTACAGAACGCCTGCAAAAAGTCATTGATTTTTATAGTGAAACCGCTTCAAGTTTTGCAGAAAAAATCGGCGTGCAACGTTCAAGTATTTCACATATTTTGTCGGGCAGAAATAAGCCAAGTTTAGACTTTGTAATGAAGGTGCTACACGCCTATCCAGAGGTTGAATTATATTGGCTAATGAATGGCAAAGGCAATTTTCCGAGTGAAACTAAAAATTCAGAGTCGACCAATTCCAATCTTCCAAAAACTAACACAAAATCAAAACCGCCTATTAGCGATTCGGATTCCCATAGCCATACGGATTCCGAAATTGATAAAATAGTTATCTTTTACAAAGACGGTACATTTAAAAGTTATAAGCCTTAA
- the ychF gene encoding redox-regulated ATPase YchF gives MKAGIVGLPNVGKSTLFNCLSNAKAQSANFPFCTIEPNIGVVNVPDPRLQKLEELVKPERVMPATVEIVDIAGLVKGASKGEGLGNQFLANIRETDAILHVLRCFDNENIVHVDGSINPIRDKETIDMELQLKDLETTEKKLDKVKRAAKTGNKEAQKEEAILLKIKENLEAGISVRALEFSEEDYEEFVKPSQFITDKPVMYVCNVDEGAATTGNAYVEKVREAVKDENAEVLVLAVGTEADINELDDYEERQMFLADIGLEEPGSAKLIRSAYKLLNQQTYFTAGVKEVRAWTVNVGATGPQAAGVIHTDFEKGFIRAEVIAYDDYVHYGSEAKVKEAGKMRVEGKNYIVKDGDVMHFLFNV, from the coding sequence ATGAAAGCAGGAATCGTAGGATTACCAAACGTAGGAAAGTCAACCTTATTTAACTGTTTATCCAATGCTAAAGCGCAAAGTGCCAACTTTCCGTTTTGTACAATAGAACCTAATATTGGAGTGGTCAATGTACCAGATCCTAGACTTCAAAAATTAGAGGAATTGGTAAAACCAGAACGTGTGATGCCAGCAACGGTAGAGATTGTGGATATTGCAGGTTTGGTAAAAGGCGCTTCTAAAGGTGAGGGATTAGGAAATCAATTCTTGGCGAATATTAGGGAGACCGATGCTATTTTGCATGTGTTGCGTTGTTTTGATAATGAAAATATTGTCCATGTTGATGGTTCTATAAATCCTATTAGAGATAAGGAAACCATAGACATGGAATTGCAACTTAAAGATTTGGAAACGACTGAAAAGAAGTTGGACAAAGTTAAGCGTGCTGCCAAAACCGGTAATAAAGAAGCGCAGAAAGAAGAAGCCATTCTATTAAAAATAAAAGAAAATTTAGAAGCCGGAATTTCGGTAAGAGCTTTGGAATTTTCAGAAGAAGATTATGAAGAGTTTGTAAAACCTTCACAGTTTATTACGGACAAACCAGTCATGTATGTTTGTAATGTGGATGAAGGTGCGGCAACGACTGGAAATGCCTATGTAGAAAAAGTACGTGAGGCAGTAAAAGACGAAAACGCTGAAGTGTTGGTTTTGGCGGTTGGTACAGAAGCCGATATCAATGAATTGGACGATTACGAAGAGCGCCAAATGTTTTTGGCTGATATAGGTTTGGAAGAACCGGGTTCGGCAAAATTAATTAGATCAGCTTATAAGTTATTGAACCAACAAACTTATTTTACCGCTGGTGTTAAAGAGGTTAGAGCATGGACCGTCAATGTTGGTGCCACAGGACCACAGGCTGCTGGCGTCATTCATACCGATTTTGAAAAAGGCTTCATTAGAGCAGAAGTGATTGCTTACGATGATTACGTACACTATGGAAGCGAAGCTAAAGTAAAAGAAGCTGGAAAAATGCGGGTAGAAGGGAAGAATTACATCGTTAAGGATGGTGATGTGATGCATTTCTTGTTTAATGTGTAA
- a CDS encoding TerC family protein, translating into MLDFLLTSEAIMALITLTFLEIILGIDNIVFISIAANKLPEHQRSKATIIGLLLAMLQRIILLFFVSFLVGLSEPFYTINTSWLFIGISWQAIILFAGGLFLIYKSTSEIREKVEHPSHDEDQVKSKRIKSLSNAIVQIIIIDFIFSIDSILTAVGMTNGLHPNHNYTLVLMIIAVMISIGIMIGFANPIRKFIEKHPSIQILGLAFLILIGFMLITEAAHLSETEFFGKTVGAIPKGYLYFAIAFSLFVEFLNFKAIKKQKT; encoded by the coding sequence ATGCTCGATTTTCTTCTCACTTCCGAAGCCATAATGGCATTGATCACATTAACCTTTTTAGAGATTATATTGGGTATAGACAATATCGTTTTCATTTCTATTGCAGCTAACAAGCTACCAGAGCATCAACGCAGCAAAGCCACTATTATTGGACTTTTGCTTGCAATGTTACAACGTATCATTCTGCTGTTCTTTGTGTCTTTTCTGGTTGGACTAAGCGAACCTTTTTATACAATTAATACGAGCTGGCTATTCATAGGAATTAGCTGGCAGGCCATAATATTATTTGCAGGTGGTTTATTTTTAATCTATAAAAGTACCTCTGAGATTCGAGAAAAAGTAGAACATCCCTCTCATGACGAAGACCAAGTTAAGTCCAAACGCATAAAATCACTCAGCAACGCTATTGTACAAATAATTATTATCGATTTTATTTTTTCAATAGACTCTATTCTTACTGCGGTAGGAATGACCAATGGACTGCATCCAAACCACAACTACACCTTAGTTTTAATGATTATTGCAGTTATGATCTCTATTGGAATTATGATTGGTTTTGCGAACCCAATTAGAAAATTTATAGAAAAACATCCAAGTATTCAGATTTTAGGCTTAGCCTTTTTAATTCTTATTGGCTTTATGCTTATTACAGAAGCGGCTCACTTATCAGAAACAGAATTCTTTGGTAAAACCGTTGGCGCTATACCAAAAGGATACTTGTATTTTGCTATAGCATTTTCACTTTTTGTAGAGTTTCTAAATTTTAAAGCCATTAAAAAGCAAAAAACATAA
- a CDS encoding SRPBCC family protein yields MPKIEIKTFIKADLKTCFDLARNIDFHQASLSHSNEKAIAGKTSGLIGLNETVTWEATHFGIKQKLTSKITEFESPTYFVDEMVSGAFKSFKHEHIFKNQNGETLIVDKFHFQSPFGILGKLANVLFLKWYMKKLLTVRNDYLRLKAEEITTLEHRNS; encoded by the coding sequence ATGCCTAAAATCGAAATCAAAACCTTTATCAAAGCAGATTTAAAAACCTGTTTTGATTTAGCTCGAAATATCGATTTTCACCAAGCGTCTTTAAGTCACTCTAACGAAAAAGCTATTGCTGGGAAAACGTCAGGATTAATTGGCTTAAATGAAACGGTGACTTGGGAAGCGACTCATTTTGGCATTAAGCAAAAACTTACCTCAAAGATTACTGAATTTGAATCTCCAACTTATTTCGTGGACGAAATGGTTTCAGGTGCTTTTAAATCTTTTAAGCACGAACATATTTTTAAGAACCAGAATGGGGAAACTTTAATAGTTGACAAATTCCACTTTCAATCACCTTTTGGCATTCTAGGAAAATTAGCAAATGTTCTTTTTCTAAAATGGTACATGAAAAAATTACTGACCGTAAGAAACGACTACTTACGACTTAAAGCTGAGGAAATAACCACGCTTGAACATCGTAATTCTTAA
- a CDS encoding phosphatase PAP2 family protein produces the protein MKILFASFFIALFSLPSLAQQKSTSPYEWKWKRDGIWTGAGLGASYLGLSLIRNKDDLTPAEFQNVLDKQDNINFLDRWAVGNNSEKASEISDIPFALSFAAPFVLLFDDEVNDHTGQVLGIYLESMATTGALYSITAGLVNRSRPYVYSEENSLDRRTSNNGQRSFYSGHVAATATATFFAAKAFQDFNPDSAGIPYVWAGAAILPAAVGYLRIEAGQHFLTDVLLGYGLGALAGYYIPELHKRKDDLNLGLTPVMGRTRFGDTYQALSLNYTF, from the coding sequence ATGAAAATCCTATTTGCCTCCTTTTTTATCGCATTGTTTAGTCTGCCTAGTTTAGCCCAACAAAAATCTACTTCGCCATACGAGTGGAAATGGAAACGTGATGGTATATGGACAGGTGCTGGATTAGGAGCCAGTTACCTTGGACTATCCCTTATTAGAAACAAAGACGATCTTACACCAGCCGAATTTCAAAACGTGTTAGACAAACAAGATAATATTAATTTTCTAGACCGTTGGGCAGTAGGCAATAACTCTGAAAAAGCCAGCGAAATCAGTGATATCCCATTTGCATTGTCGTTTGCTGCGCCATTCGTCTTGCTTTTTGACGATGAAGTTAATGACCATACAGGTCAAGTTCTTGGTATTTATTTAGAAAGCATGGCTACGACTGGAGCTTTATATAGTATTACTGCCGGTTTGGTAAATCGAAGCAGACCTTATGTATATTCTGAAGAAAATTCATTAGACCGAAGAACATCCAATAATGGGCAGCGCTCTTTTTATTCTGGTCATGTGGCCGCAACAGCAACAGCAACCTTTTTTGCAGCAAAAGCGTTTCAAGATTTTAACCCAGATTCTGCTGGCATACCTTATGTATGGGCTGGAGCCGCAATTTTACCTGCAGCCGTAGGTTATTTAAGGATAGAAGCAGGTCAACACTTTTTAACTGATGTCCTTTTAGGTTATGGCTTGGGTGCTTTGGCTGGCTATTATATTCCCGAACTTCATAAGCGCAAAGATGATTTGAATTTAGGACTGACTCCAGTTATGGGTAGAACGCGATTTGGAGATACTTACCAAGCACTAAGTTTGAATTACACGTTTTAA
- a CDS encoding DNA topoisomerase IV subunit B, which produces MSEQSNYTEDNIRSLDWKEHIRMRPGMYIGKLGDGSSPDDGIYILLKEVLDNSIDEYVMGAGKTIEISVHGERVIVRDYGRGIPLGKVVDVVSKMNTGGKYDSKAFKKSVGLNGVGTKAVNALSSYFRVESTRDNKSASAEFEQGNLTNEELLDDTSRRKGTKVSFVPDEVIFKNYKYRNEYIVKMLKNYVYLNPGLTIVFNGEKYFSENGLKDLLSENINESDMLYPIIHLKGDDIEVAITHSKTQYSEEYHSFVNGQNTTQGGTHLAAFRESLVKTIREFYGKNYDASDVRKSVVSAIAIKVMEPVFESQTKTKLGSTDMGGDLPTVRTYINDFVKKYLDNFLHKNPDTAEKIQRKILQAERERKELSGIRKLAKDRAKKASLHNKKLRDCRVHFGDTKNERYLDTTLFITEGDSASGSITKSRDVNTQAVFSLKGKPLNCYGLSKKIVYENEEFNLLQAALNIEESLEDLRYNNVVIATDADVDGMHIRLLLITFFLQFFPEVIKEGHLYILQTPLFRVRNKKETIYCYSEEERREALEKLKPKPEITRFKGLGEISPDEFVHFIGEDIRLDPVMLDKDMSIEELLSFYMGKNTPTRQEFIIDNLKVELDVVEESV; this is translated from the coding sequence ATGTCAGAACAGTCTAACTATACCGAAGATAATATACGTTCACTCGATTGGAAAGAACACATCCGAATGCGACCTGGAATGTATATCGGGAAATTAGGTGATGGATCATCTCCAGATGACGGCATTTATATTCTTTTGAAAGAAGTTTTGGATAATTCCATTGATGAATACGTCATGGGAGCAGGCAAGACCATTGAAATCTCTGTCCACGGCGAACGTGTGATTGTTCGGGATTACGGTCGTGGAATTCCTCTAGGAAAAGTGGTCGATGTCGTATCCAAGATGAATACAGGCGGAAAGTACGACTCCAAAGCCTTTAAAAAATCGGTAGGTTTAAATGGTGTAGGTACAAAAGCAGTCAATGCCTTGTCCTCGTATTTTAGAGTGGAATCTACAAGAGATAATAAATCGGCTTCAGCTGAATTTGAACAAGGAAATCTTACCAATGAAGAGTTATTGGATGACACATCTCGACGAAAAGGAACCAAGGTGTCTTTTGTTCCAGATGAAGTCATTTTCAAAAATTATAAGTATAGAAACGAATACATCGTTAAAATGCTTAAAAATTATGTCTATCTAAATCCTGGATTGACCATAGTTTTTAATGGCGAAAAATATTTTAGTGAAAATGGTTTAAAGGATTTATTATCTGAAAATATTAATGAATCCGATATGCTGTATCCCATTATACATCTTAAAGGTGATGATATTGAAGTCGCCATTACGCATAGTAAAACACAATATAGCGAAGAATACCATTCCTTTGTCAATGGACAAAACACCACTCAAGGCGGAACGCATTTAGCCGCTTTCAGGGAATCTTTGGTTAAGACGATTCGAGAATTTTATGGTAAAAACTATGATGCTTCTGATGTAAGAAAATCGGTCGTTTCTGCCATTGCCATCAAAGTTATGGAACCTGTTTTTGAAAGTCAGACCAAAACCAAATTGGGTTCAACAGATATGGGAGGCGATTTGCCAACGGTTAGAACTTATATCAATGATTTCGTAAAAAAATACCTTGACAACTTTTTACATAAAAATCCCGATACGGCAGAAAAAATCCAGCGTAAAATTCTTCAAGCCGAACGCGAACGTAAAGAATTATCAGGCATACGGAAATTAGCAAAAGACAGGGCAAAGAAAGCTAGTCTTCACAATAAGAAACTGCGCGACTGCAGAGTACATTTCGGCGATACTAAAAATGAACGTTACTTAGATACCACGTTGTTCATTACAGAGGGAGATTCCGCTTCTGGTAGTATTACTAAGTCAAGGGACGTCAATACACAAGCTGTTTTTAGTTTAAAAGGGAAGCCATTGAATTGTTACGGTTTAAGTAAAAAGATTGTTTATGAAAATGAAGAATTTAATCTGCTTCAAGCCGCTTTAAATATTGAAGAATCCCTTGAGGATTTGCGATACAATAACGTTGTAATCGCCACAGATGCTGATGTTGATGGGATGCATATTCGCTTATTGTTGATTACATTTTTTCTACAATTCTTTCCTGAAGTCATTAAAGAAGGGCATTTATATATTCTACAAACGCCTTTGTTTAGGGTCCGAAATAAAAAAGAGACGATTTACTGTTATTCTGAAGAGGAACGCAGAGAGGCTTTGGAAAAACTAAAACCCAAACCAGAGATCACTAGATTCAAAGGTTTAGGTGAGATTTCACCAGATGAATTTGTACATTTTATTGGGGAAGATATACGGTTGGATCCTGTGATGTTAGATAAGGACATGTCCATTGAAGAGTTATTGTCTTTCTATATGGGAAAAAATACACCGACGCGTCAAGAGTTTATCATTGACAACCTTAAAGTTGAATTAGATGTGGTTGAAGAGTCCGTATGA
- a CDS encoding DNA gyrase/topoisomerase IV subunit A translates to MAEEHEELLNEDSGNQETITKVTGMYKEWFLDYASYVILERAVPAIEDGFKPVQRRIMHSMKDLDDGRYNKVANIVGHTMQYHPHGDASIADAMVQIGQKDLLIDTQGNWGNILTGDRAAASRYIEARLSKFALDVVYNPKITEWQASYDGRRKEPINLPVMFPLLLAQGGEGIAVGLSTKILPHNFIELIEASIKHLKGKRFTILPDFPTAGIADFTNYNDGMRGGKVRVRAKIAQHDKNTLAITEIPFGTTTSSLIDSILKANDKGKIKIKKIEDNTAAEVEILIHLPSGLSPDKTIDALYAFTNCETSISPLGCVIEDNKPYFVGVTEMLRRSTDNTVQLLKQELEIRLGEFQEQWHFASLERIFIEKRIYRDIEEEETWEGVINAIDKGLQPHIKHLKRAITVEDITRLTEIRIKRISKFDIDKAQQKIDALEDQIAEVKHHLAHLIDYAIAYFERLKKEYGEGKERKTEIRIFEDVDATKVVIRNTKLYVNRAEGFVGTSLKRDEYVCDCSDIDDIIVFTKEGKMMVSKVDSKIFVGKNIIHVAVFKKKDKRTIYNMIYRDGKKGPTYVKRFAVTSMTRDREYDLANGNKGSEVWYFSANPNGEAEVVTIMLRQVGSIKKLKWDLDFSDILIKGRSSKGNRVTKHAIKRVELKEKGVSTLKPRKIWFDDAVQRLNVDERGELIGEFRGEDRLLIINQSGMAKTIIPELTTHFDSDMIVLEKWIPNKPISAIYYDGEKERYYVKRFLIEQEGKEEYFISDHADSQLEIVSTDWRPMAEVEFTKERGKERKDNMEVNLEEFISVKGINALGNQLTKEKINQVSLLASLPYEAPEEIHADDLEMVDEETVNNSNKKDSSSENKTQPKASENNSDDDDLDIDDQGQVTLF, encoded by the coding sequence ATGGCAGAAGAACATGAGGAGTTGTTAAATGAAGATAGTGGTAATCAGGAAACGATTACAAAGGTTACCGGAATGTACAAAGAATGGTTTTTGGATTACGCCTCTTATGTAATCTTGGAACGTGCTGTGCCAGCCATTGAAGACGGTTTTAAACCAGTACAACGACGGATTATGCATTCCATGAAAGATTTAGATGATGGACGTTACAATAAGGTGGCGAACATTGTTGGTCACACTATGCAATATCATCCTCACGGTGATGCCAGTATTGCGGATGCCATGGTTCAAATCGGTCAGAAGGATTTGTTGATAGATACCCAAGGAAACTGGGGAAATATATTAACAGGCGATCGTGCTGCAGCTTCGCGTTATATTGAAGCTCGACTTTCAAAATTTGCCTTAGACGTCGTTTATAATCCAAAAATTACAGAATGGCAAGCTTCTTATGATGGTAGGAGGAAAGAACCTATAAATTTACCGGTTATGTTCCCGTTGCTTTTGGCACAAGGTGGCGAAGGGATCGCTGTTGGTTTATCCACAAAAATATTACCACACAATTTTATAGAACTGATAGAGGCTTCCATAAAGCACCTTAAAGGGAAGCGTTTTACCATTTTACCGGATTTCCCAACCGCTGGAATAGCAGACTTTACCAACTATAATGATGGTATGCGTGGCGGAAAGGTTAGGGTTCGTGCAAAAATTGCGCAACACGATAAAAATACCTTGGCAATTACTGAAATACCTTTTGGAACAACGACGTCTTCACTTATTGATTCGATCTTAAAGGCAAATGATAAAGGTAAAATCAAGATCAAGAAAATTGAAGATAATACAGCTGCTGAAGTTGAGATTTTAATTCATCTACCGTCAGGTTTATCGCCAGACAAAACCATTGATGCACTGTATGCGTTTACAAATTGTGAAACTTCCATTTCGCCATTAGGTTGCGTTATTGAAGACAACAAGCCTTATTTTGTTGGTGTTACGGAGATGTTACGTCGTTCCACGGATAATACGGTTCAGCTTTTAAAGCAAGAATTGGAAATAAGATTGGGAGAATTTCAGGAGCAATGGCATTTTGCATCCTTGGAACGTATCTTCATCGAAAAACGAATTTATCGTGATATTGAAGAAGAAGAAACTTGGGAAGGTGTGATCAACGCCATTGACAAAGGACTCCAACCGCATATCAAACATTTAAAACGTGCCATTACGGTTGAAGACATTACACGTTTGACCGAGATTAGAATTAAGCGTATCTCCAAATTCGATATTGATAAAGCACAACAAAAAATCGATGCTTTAGAAGATCAAATTGCTGAAGTAAAACATCACTTAGCCCATCTAATCGATTATGCTATAGCGTATTTTGAAAGACTTAAAAAAGAATACGGAGAAGGCAAGGAGCGCAAAACTGAAATCCGAATTTTTGAAGATGTTGATGCTACAAAAGTGGTCATCAGAAACACGAAGCTTTATGTTAACAGAGCCGAAGGTTTTGTGGGCACCTCTTTAAAACGTGACGAATACGTTTGTGATTGCAGTGATATCGATGACATCATTGTATTTACAAAAGAAGGTAAAATGATGGTTTCTAAAGTAGATTCCAAAATCTTTGTTGGGAAAAACATCATCCATGTCGCCGTTTTTAAGAAGAAAGATAAGCGTACCATTTATAACATGATTTATCGCGACGGTAAAAAAGGGCCAACGTACGTAAAGCGTTTTGCAGTAACTAGCATGACTAGGGACCGCGAATATGATTTAGCCAATGGCAATAAAGGTTCTGAGGTTTGGTATTTTTCAGCCAATCCAAATGGAGAGGCTGAAGTCGTAACTATTATGTTGCGCCAGGTAGGGAGTATTAAAAAATTAAAGTGGGATCTGGATTTTTCAGATATTCTCATCAAAGGGAGATCTTCGAAAGGTAATCGTGTTACTAAGCATGCCATTAAACGTGTGGAATTAAAAGAAAAAGGAGTTTCAACCTTAAAGCCTCGTAAAATTTGGTTCGATGATGCTGTTCAGCGTCTTAATGTTGATGAAAGAGGTGAGTTGATTGGTGAGTTCAGAGGCGAAGACAGGCTTCTTATTATTAATCAATCCGGAATGGCAAAAACTATCATTCCAGAATTGACTACCCATTTTGATAGTGATATGATTGTACTGGAAAAATGGATTCCTAATAAACCGATTTCAGCAATTTATTACGACGGCGAGAAAGAACGTTACTACGTTAAGCGTTTCTTAATAGAACAAGAAGGTAAAGAAGAGTATTTTATATCAGATCATGCCGATTCGCAATTGGAAATTGTTTCTACAGATTGGCGACCAATGGCCGAGGTTGAATTTACAAAAGAAAGAGGTAAGGAGCGTAAGGATAACATGGAAGTTAACCTTGAAGAATTCATTTCAGTAAAAGGAATTAATGCACTTGGAAATCAGTTGACTAAAGAGAAAATTAATCAAGTAAGTTTGTTGGCTTCTTTGCCTTATGAAGCACCCGAAGAAATACACGCTGATGATTTAGAAATGGTGGATGAAGAAACGGTTAACAATTCAAATAAAAAGGATTCAAGTTCTGAAAATAAAACACAACCTAAAGCTTCTGAAAATAATAGCGATGACGATGATTTAGATATTGATGATCAAGGGCAGGTCACCTTATTTTAA
- a CDS encoding DMT family transporter yields MKSKPTFIYGILIGILGIVLFSSKAVMVKLAYRYNIDALSILLLRMLFAFPFYMAIAYFYRNEKKDTTNRKDYLWLVFFGFVGYYLASYFDFVGLTYIKASLERIILFIYPTIVLVFNKWFLKKAITKVQKLAILITYIGIVMTFGSEVSITGNDAFLGGFFVLLSAITYASYLVGSGWLIPKFGVMRFTAYAMLVSCVCVFVHFGMVSKTDIFNFPWQVYMLGLAIAIFATVIPSFLVSISIKLINSSNFAVVAGIGPISTIVLAVIFLNESLTMLQIIGTLIVISGILLVSKSRNS; encoded by the coding sequence ATGAAATCGAAGCCAACGTTCATTTACGGAATTCTAATTGGTATTTTGGGTATTGTCTTATTTTCCTCAAAGGCGGTAATGGTAAAATTAGCCTATAGGTACAACATTGATGCACTCAGTATCCTGTTGTTGAGAATGCTATTTGCGTTTCCATTTTATATGGCGATCGCTTATTTCTATAGAAACGAAAAGAAAGACACTACTAACCGTAAGGACTATCTATGGTTGGTTTTTTTTGGGTTTGTAGGTTATTATTTGGCAAGTTATTTCGATTTTGTAGGCTTAACTTATATTAAAGCGAGCTTAGAACGCATTATTCTTTTTATTTATCCAACCATTGTGTTAGTCTTCAATAAATGGTTTCTGAAAAAAGCGATAACTAAGGTACAGAAATTGGCCATATTAATAACCTATATCGGAATTGTTATGACGTTTGGAAGTGAAGTGTCAATCACTGGGAATGACGCATTTTTAGGAGGCTTTTTTGTGTTGCTTAGTGCTATAACTTATGCCTCTTACTTAGTGGGAAGCGGTTGGTTGATTCCAAAATTTGGCGTCATGCGATTTACAGCTTATGCGATGTTGGTATCTTGTGTTTGCGTGTTTGTTCATTTTGGAATGGTCTCAAAAACGGATATTTTTAATTTTCCTTGGCAAGTCTATATGCTAGGTTTAGCCATTGCTATTTTCGCTACAGTGATTCCTTCATTTTTGGTGTCCATATCCATTAAATTAATCAATTCGTCAAATTTCGCCGTTGTAGCAGGTATTGGGCCGATTTCTACCATTGTACTGGCAGTAATATTTTTAAATGAAAGTCTTACGATGCTTCAAATTATTGGAACGTTGATCGTGATTTCAGGAATTTTATTGGTTTCAAAAAGTAGGAATTCATAA